From the genome of Sphingobacterium kitahiroshimense, one region includes:
- a CDS encoding YceI family protein, which yields MANWSLDKAHSEIEFKVKHMMITNVKGQFQDFDVTIDSDSNHLENAKIDLTIQTASINTKNEQRDEHLKSADFFDVAANPTITFHATSSKKDGDDIKLTGDLTIKGITKSVTFDVEFGGVAKDPWGNEKIGYTATGKINRQDFGLTWNAALETGGLMVSDEVKFQADFQFIVTK from the coding sequence ATGGCAAATTGGAGTTTAGACAAAGCACACAGTGAAATAGAGTTTAAAGTAAAACACATGATGATTACTAACGTAAAAGGTCAATTTCAAGATTTCGACGTTACGATAGATAGTGATTCAAACCATTTAGAAAATGCCAAAATAGACCTGACCATTCAGACAGCGTCTATCAACACGAAAAACGAACAACGTGACGAGCATTTGAAAAGTGCAGACTTTTTTGATGTTGCGGCCAACCCGACCATTACATTTCATGCTACGAGCAGTAAAAAAGACGGTGATGATATTAAATTAACAGGCGATCTAACGATCAAAGGCATTACCAAATCCGTTACATTCGACGTGGAGTTCGGTGGTGTAGCAAAAGATCCTTGGGGTAATGAAAAAATCGGTTATACCGCTACCGGGAAAATCAACCGTCAGGATTTCGGATTAACTTGGAACGCTGCTTTAGAAACAGGTGGATTGATGGTGAGCGACGAAGTAAAATTCCAAGCAGATTTTCAGTTCATTGTGACGAAATAA
- a CDS encoding catalase, which translates to MAKQQENKKVQQIQEHTIDNANRVLTTNDGVPINDNNNMLKAGERGPALIEDFIFQDKLAHFDRERIPERVVHARGSGAHGVFEATADVSQYTSAAFLKKGTVTPLFIRFSTVAGFKGSTDLARDVRGFSVKFYTEEGNYDLVGNNIPVFFIQDSMNFPDLIHAVKPEPNNEMPQAASAHDTFWDFISLMPESAHMLMWAMSDRAIPRSFRMMEGFGVHTFKFVNAAGKGTFVKFHWKPKLGVHSVAWNEAQKLSGFDSDFLRRDLWENIEKGNFPQWDLGVQLVPEEDEQKYSFDLLDATKIIPEELIPVTIIGTMTLNRNPENFFAETEQVAFDPGRLVPGIDLTNDPLLQGRIFSYADTQNYRLGGPNFHELPINRPVNGKHNNQKDGFGRQDILKGNVSYFPNSLGGGCPYQAMLKGETGFKSHEEKVDGYKVRRRSSSFADHFTQARLFFNSQTAPEKEHIISGYSFELSKVNSVAIRTRELAILNQIDQELAKRVGANLGLTPPEQLDELTLQFARQNHPEYPVKAPKPEVEKSAALSMATAPGEGTIETRKVAFLVADGVSKASVDVMKKALEAEGAEAVLISTHTGNVKFKEGGEAEIQHTYLTEASVCYDAFYTPDGDSVATLEDEPDYIHFINEGFRHCKALAFAKGAEKLIAGSYIAKQEKDAGVVLESKNNLTADFIKAMKGHRVWDREKVRKVPA; encoded by the coding sequence ATGGCTAAGCAACAAGAAAACAAAAAAGTGCAACAGATTCAGGAGCATACGATTGACAATGCCAATCGGGTATTGACGACGAATGATGGAGTTCCGATCAATGATAACAACAATATGCTCAAAGCAGGAGAACGTGGCCCTGCACTTATAGAAGATTTTATTTTTCAAGATAAGCTCGCTCATTTTGACCGCGAGCGGATTCCGGAACGGGTGGTACATGCAAGAGGTTCTGGTGCTCACGGTGTTTTTGAAGCGACAGCAGATGTTTCTCAATATACCAGTGCCGCTTTTTTAAAGAAAGGTACGGTAACGCCGTTATTTATCCGTTTTTCAACTGTTGCGGGCTTTAAAGGATCGACTGATCTGGCGCGCGATGTAAGGGGATTCTCAGTAAAGTTCTATACGGAGGAGGGTAATTATGATTTAGTGGGTAACAATATTCCGGTATTTTTTATTCAGGATTCGATGAACTTTCCGGATTTGATCCACGCTGTTAAGCCAGAACCGAATAATGAGATGCCTCAGGCCGCATCGGCTCATGATACGTTCTGGGATTTTATTTCTTTGATGCCTGAATCTGCACATATGCTGATGTGGGCAATGTCCGACCGTGCTATTCCACGTTCTTTTAGAATGATGGAAGGTTTTGGTGTCCACACGTTCAAATTTGTCAATGCAGCAGGCAAAGGCACTTTTGTGAAGTTTCATTGGAAACCTAAATTGGGAGTGCATTCGGTGGCATGGAACGAGGCGCAAAAATTATCGGGATTTGATTCGGATTTCTTACGCCGGGATCTGTGGGAGAATATCGAAAAGGGTAATTTTCCACAGTGGGACCTGGGTGTACAGCTTGTACCGGAAGAGGATGAACAGAAATATTCGTTCGATTTATTGGATGCAACGAAGATCATTCCGGAAGAATTAATTCCGGTAACGATTATCGGAACGATGACACTGAACCGTAATCCGGAAAATTTCTTTGCAGAAACCGAGCAGGTAGCCTTTGATCCAGGACGTCTGGTACCGGGTATTGACCTGACCAATGATCCTTTATTGCAGGGACGTATATTCTCTTATGCAGATACACAGAATTACCGATTGGGAGGTCCTAATTTTCATGAGCTTCCGATCAATAGACCGGTCAACGGAAAACATAACAATCAAAAAGACGGTTTTGGCAGACAGGATATCCTGAAAGGCAACGTCAGCTATTTCCCAAATAGCTTGGGTGGCGGTTGTCCCTATCAGGCCATGTTAAAAGGCGAGACCGGTTTTAAGAGTCATGAAGAAAAAGTGGATGGCTATAAAGTAAGACGCAGGTCTTCGTCATTTGCTGATCACTTTACACAGGCCCGCTTGTTTTTCAATTCGCAGACAGCACCTGAAAAGGAACATATCATCAGTGGTTATAGCTTTGAGCTATCGAAAGTCAATTCGGTAGCGATCCGTACAAGGGAGCTGGCGATCTTAAATCAGATCGATCAGGAACTGGCGAAAAGAGTGGGTGCCAATCTGGGATTGACACCTCCGGAGCAACTGGATGAACTGACGTTACAGTTTGCGCGTCAGAACCATCCGGAATATCCGGTGAAAGCGCCTAAGCCAGAGGTTGAGAAATCTGCCGCATTGAGTATGGCTACCGCTCCGGGCGAAGGAACGATTGAAACTCGGAAAGTGGCTTTTCTAGTGGCAGATGGTGTGAGCAAAGCATCGGTCGATGTCATGAAAAAAGCATTGGAAGCGGAGGGTGCTGAGGCCGTTCTGATCTCGACACATACGGGTAACGTGAAGTTTAAGGAAGGTGGAGAAGCGGAAATCCAGCATACTTATCTGACGGAAGCTTCGGTCTGTTATGATGCATTCTATACACCCGATGGTGATTCGGTTGCAACATTGGAGGATGAGCCGGATTATATCCATTTTATCAACGAAGGATTTAGACATTGTAAGGCTTTGGCCTTTGCTAAAGGTGCTGAAAAATTAATTGCAGGATCGTATATCGCCAAGCAGGAAAAAGATGCCGGCGTGGTACTCGAATCAAAAAATAACCTGACGGCAGACTTTATCAAAGCGATGAAAGGTCACCGGGTATGGGATAGGGAGAAAGTACGGAAAGTGCCTGCTTAG
- a CDS encoding SusC/RagA family TonB-linked outer membrane protein, with translation MKNNVSIMASVALLSCLTHTVSAQSRTITGKVTNELGIPLVASITLSGGSKIGTSSNENGDFSLTIPQNTSYLTVSSLGYETKTVAITGNAVNIQLKAKADFNLDEVVVVGYGTQRKGDLTAPIATVNMQDMAKRTVSNSMDALQGAVAGVQVVSSGAPGSTPSVRVRGVGSFNNESPLYVVDGMFMDNIDFLNPNDIADISILKDASGAAIYGVRAANGVILVTTKKGSLNMKSRVTYNGFAGFQTPTNVLKMANAQQYANYANATGNGAFVKKSVEKYGGTETNPAMDTDWFDELLRSKALIMNHNVDIMGGSEKITYAFGLNYVKQEGIMDAKNNNQKFNMRMQADAKVTDWLKVGFMAHLNNFKSYHPDNAAFRQAYFASPLYPVYDPSIELSKPEKFGSSTAIGMQSGFWYNNPIATAFYRNNQTKGFQILPSFYVEAELWKDKITFKSQLSQRYQSTHNIGYNPIYYIDNDQRNDRSFLRSAQARNNNYILDNLLTYKDEAGKHHWSVLLGQSTREDRWRETWVQANDVPDSEEFWYVGVGAQGIGSATGYGERGSRNAGISYFTRGTYDYDNKYLLTATFRADGSSKYQTKWGYFPSVGLGWVLTREKFMENQKLFNQLKLRGSWGKLGNDGIQPNAGYATVYSGNNFSGIFGSEGSTNGTRIPGYRVGRFFSQVRWEVVEEWDGGIDFALLNNRLSGTLDYYHRTTHDLAFSRPIPFSWDRVYGNWGSVANSGWELSLQWKDKVGALGYSIGGNVTTLKNTVKNLGGLENIMNGFPEWSAEFPARIQINEPINFYYGYEVAGVYQNQAQIDADPIAKAYNQQNPNAPILPGYLQYKDQNNNGELDENDRINLGNYLPKITYGFNLAFDYKKFDLSVAFQGVSGNKIHNLNRAMRRKYNQMNVDAAFVDKLWTGEGTSNTHPSAAGSVASWNLQASSFFVESGAYLRVQNIQLGYSFDFPKMPTRIFVTADRPFMFTKYNGFTPEIGEMGFDANVYPIASTYSLGVKVSF, from the coding sequence ATGAAAAATAATGTTAGCATCATGGCAAGTGTTGCTCTTCTGTCTTGTCTTACCCATACGGTAAGTGCACAGAGCAGAACGATTACAGGTAAAGTCACAAATGAACTGGGGATTCCGCTAGTGGCAAGCATTACCTTATCTGGAGGTTCCAAAATTGGAACAAGCAGCAACGAGAACGGAGATTTCTCCCTCACTATTCCCCAAAACACCAGTTATTTGACCGTCTCTTCTTTGGGCTATGAAACCAAAACAGTCGCCATCACCGGCAATGCCGTCAACATCCAATTAAAGGCTAAAGCCGATTTTAATCTGGATGAAGTCGTGGTAGTCGGTTACGGTACACAGCGCAAAGGGGATTTAACAGCACCTATTGCGACAGTTAATATGCAGGATATGGCCAAACGTACGGTTTCAAATTCGATGGATGCCCTTCAGGGTGCCGTTGCAGGTGTACAGGTTGTCAGCTCGGGAGCTCCGGGATCAACACCCTCCGTGCGCGTCCGCGGTGTAGGTTCATTCAACAATGAAAGCCCGCTGTATGTTGTCGATGGGATGTTTATGGATAACATTGATTTCCTAAACCCCAATGACATTGCCGATATCTCCATCTTAAAAGATGCATCCGGTGCTGCCATCTATGGTGTCCGTGCCGCAAATGGGGTTATCCTCGTGACAACCAAAAAAGGAAGTCTTAATATGAAATCGCGCGTCACGTACAATGGATTTGCAGGCTTTCAGACCCCGACCAATGTCTTAAAAATGGCCAATGCACAACAGTATGCCAACTATGCCAATGCGACCGGAAATGGTGCCTTTGTCAAAAAATCAGTTGAAAAATATGGTGGTACTGAGACTAATCCGGCCATGGATACCGATTGGTTCGATGAACTATTGCGTTCAAAAGCACTCATTATGAACCATAATGTGGATATCATGGGCGGCAGTGAAAAAATTACCTATGCCTTTGGTCTCAACTACGTCAAACAAGAAGGCATCATGGATGCTAAAAACAACAATCAGAAGTTTAATATGCGCATGCAGGCCGATGCTAAGGTTACAGATTGGCTGAAAGTTGGGTTTATGGCACATTTAAATAATTTTAAATCCTATCATCCCGATAATGCCGCTTTCCGTCAGGCGTATTTTGCATCGCCTTTATACCCTGTTTACGATCCGTCCATCGAACTTTCAAAACCTGAAAAGTTCGGTTCCAGTACCGCCATCGGTATGCAGTCAGGATTTTGGTACAACAATCCGATCGCTACAGCCTTCTACAGAAACAATCAGACTAAAGGATTTCAGATCCTGCCTAGTTTCTATGTAGAGGCAGAACTATGGAAAGATAAAATTACATTCAAATCACAGCTTAGCCAGCGCTATCAATCAACGCATAACATCGGCTATAACCCAATCTATTACATCGATAACGACCAGCGAAATGACCGTTCTTTCCTGCGTTCGGCACAGGCCCGTAACAACAACTACATCTTAGATAATTTACTGACGTATAAAGATGAAGCTGGCAAACACCACTGGTCAGTCCTCCTGGGACAGTCAACACGTGAAGACCGCTGGCGTGAAACCTGGGTACAGGCCAATGATGTACCTGACTCGGAAGAGTTCTGGTATGTTGGTGTTGGTGCTCAGGGAATCGGATCGGCCACGGGATATGGTGAAAGGGGTTCTCGAAACGCGGGAATATCTTATTTTACCAGAGGAACGTACGATTATGACAACAAATACTTATTGACCGCTACCTTCCGTGCGGACGGAAGTTCCAAATACCAGACCAAGTGGGGCTATTTCCCATCTGTGGGTTTAGGATGGGTGCTGACCAGAGAGAAGTTTATGGAAAACCAAAAGCTTTTCAATCAACTGAAACTCCGTGGAAGCTGGGGTAAACTGGGCAATGACGGTATCCAGCCCAATGCAGGCTATGCAACCGTATATTCCGGAAACAATTTCTCAGGCATCTTTGGTAGTGAGGGCAGTACTAACGGAACCCGTATTCCGGGATACCGTGTTGGCAGGTTCTTTTCACAGGTCCGTTGGGAAGTGGTGGAAGAATGGGATGGCGGTATCGATTTTGCCTTGTTGAACAACCGTCTGAGCGGTACATTAGACTATTACCACAGAACAACCCATGATCTTGCCTTCAGCAGACCTATTCCATTTTCGTGGGACCGTGTATATGGAAACTGGGGCAGTGTCGCCAACAGCGGATGGGAGCTTTCCCTTCAATGGAAAGATAAAGTCGGTGCATTGGGCTATTCCATTGGCGGAAATGTAACGACATTGAAAAATACCGTTAAAAATCTGGGCGGACTTGAGAATATCATGAACGGCTTTCCGGAATGGTCAGCAGAATTTCCGGCCAGAATCCAGATCAACGAACCCATCAACTTTTACTATGGTTATGAAGTAGCAGGCGTGTACCAAAATCAGGCGCAGATCGATGCCGATCCGATCGCAAAGGCATACAATCAGCAAAATCCAAACGCCCCTATTTTACCGGGTTATCTCCAGTATAAGGATCAGAATAATAATGGCGAACTGGATGAAAACGACCGTATCAATCTCGGAAACTACCTGCCAAAGATCACCTATGGTTTCAACTTGGCATTCGATTACAAAAAGTTTGACCTAAGCGTCGCCTTTCAAGGGGTGAGTGGCAATAAAATCCATAACCTCAACCGGGCTATGCGCAGAAAATACAATCAGATGAATGTGGATGCAGCCTTTGTTGATAAACTATGGACAGGTGAAGGAACAAGCAACACCCATCCATCGGCAGCAGGTTCGGTGGCTTCATGGAACCTACAGGCAAGTTCATTCTTTGTCGAAAGTGGCGCTTACCTCCGCGTACAAAATATTCAGTTAGGTTATAGTTTTGACTTCCCGAAAATGCCAACCCGCATATTCGTTACGGCAGATCGACCTTTTATGTTTACCAAATACAATGGTTTTACACCGGAAATCGGGGAAATGGGATTTGATGCCAATGTATATCCAATTGCATCCACCTACAGCCTAGGCGTCAAAGTTTCCTTTTAA
- a CDS encoding discoidin domain-containing protein yields the protein MKIYHLVLAVALLFGSCKRTEILTRIDANTNTLDTVYTSDHPYNLNVVLFVPSDMVPNPDYERRISETLIYQQNFVKTWMQHWGHSDKTFGLLKNASNRVKIHVVQGNLPTSSYPYEGGESAMWQKITTYFQTHQKSSDHYLILTTVNKFGEQNAPYYGIGTKCYGIDFPDMEIANMSRTDTAGLASSWIGGNTHEMMHGLNLPHNGGLVSQNNLYGTPIITGNGGTFVVAPTYLDAWDCAVLSRGQVFSTTTRSDWYAAANAKITKLNARYDDAIQKVIVSGRFSSNKKVDFIGFTNDAKRSAGDGNYDSENWVTTPIGVDSFYTEIAITEFKDRSNLQNDFTISLIHENGYRHWNSYSYQMQNGKPDIQFGDRPEYNKANWSIVAVSSEETQAESGQAVHLIDGDKTTQWVSRWTGANSTHPHFFTIDMGASKPVNHFTFVQRSGGSKPKNIQIQVSTNNSTWQNAGSYVLPDAAGPAYVTLPNSLTFRYFKVTISSATDGTQWAALNEVGTYQD from the coding sequence ATGAAAATTTACCATCTCGTACTTGCAGTGGCCCTCTTATTCGGTTCCTGTAAAAGAACAGAAATTCTCACCCGTATTGATGCCAATACGAACACCCTCGACACCGTCTACACTTCAGACCACCCCTACAACCTCAACGTCGTCTTGTTTGTCCCATCGGACATGGTTCCCAATCCCGATTACGAAAGACGTATCAGCGAAACACTGATCTACCAACAAAACTTTGTCAAAACCTGGATGCAGCATTGGGGACATAGCGACAAAACCTTCGGATTGTTAAAAAATGCTTCCAATAGGGTCAAAATCCATGTTGTACAGGGCAATCTTCCGACTTCCTCCTATCCGTATGAGGGTGGAGAATCGGCTATGTGGCAGAAAATTACCACGTATTTTCAGACCCATCAAAAATCCAGTGACCATTACCTGATCCTGACCACGGTCAATAAGTTCGGTGAGCAAAATGCGCCATACTATGGCATCGGAACAAAATGCTACGGCATCGATTTCCCCGATATGGAAATCGCCAATATGAGCCGTACAGATACAGCTGGGCTGGCTTCTTCCTGGATCGGAGGCAATACGCATGAGATGATGCACGGTCTCAATCTGCCACATAATGGCGGTCTGGTATCGCAGAACAACCTCTACGGTACACCGATCATCACCGGAAACGGTGGTACTTTTGTCGTAGCACCGACTTATTTAGATGCCTGGGATTGTGCCGTACTGAGCCGCGGACAGGTGTTCAGTACCACAACACGTTCGGACTGGTATGCCGCTGCCAATGCGAAAATCACCAAATTGAATGCCCGCTATGACGATGCTATACAAAAAGTAATTGTATCCGGACGGTTCAGCAGCAACAAAAAGGTGGACTTCATCGGCTTTACCAACGATGCCAAGCGCAGTGCCGGAGATGGAAACTACGACTCGGAAAACTGGGTAACCACCCCGATCGGTGTGGATAGTTTTTATACCGAGATCGCCATAACCGAATTCAAAGACCGAAGCAACCTACAGAATGATTTTACGATCAGCCTGATCCATGAAAATGGCTACAGACATTGGAACAGCTACAGTTATCAGATGCAGAACGGTAAACCCGATATTCAGTTTGGCGACAGACCCGAATACAATAAAGCAAACTGGAGTATCGTTGCCGTAAGTTCTGAAGAGACTCAGGCAGAAAGCGGTCAGGCTGTCCATCTCATCGACGGAGATAAAACAACGCAATGGGTGAGCCGCTGGACGGGAGCAAATTCTACCCATCCGCATTTCTTTACCATCGATATGGGAGCCTCAAAACCGGTGAACCACTTTACCTTTGTACAGCGCTCTGGAGGAAGCAAACCCAAGAATATTCAAATTCAGGTCAGTACCAATAACAGCACCTGGCAAAATGCCGGCAGTTATGTGCTCCCGGATGCGGCAGGACCTGCCTACGTGACTTTACCCAATAGCCTAACCTTCCGTTACTTTAAAGTGACGATTTCAAGTGCCACCGATGGCACCCAATGGGCGGCGCTAAACGAAGTGGGCACCTATCAAGATTAA
- a CDS encoding triple tyrosine motif-containing protein: MKYLAVLYFFVFFITPISLRAQNLLGLPLVNNYNKTVYGGGSRTWDIKQDSRGILYFGNSEGLITFDGRYWKSYALPNHTIIRSLWIDQHDRIYVGGQGDFGYFEPAEQGGLRYTSLKALIPEEYRNFADIWNTLSFGQSVFFRATNVIFELKGQKIAVHPAAAEWYFMGKVGESLFAQDKKNGLLVYRNNHWSPVLATLPYREMKIASMLPLGKERIVVSTLNNQNYLLKDRVLLQLNKEHWDDSYTPSAARIDDSTFVVGNAKEGCHIRDRDGKTIQRIGIREGLVNKNISAVFVDQQKNIWVASDNGISVISYGSAVRYLRPNLENEVTGLSSLIFDHKLYLSSSNGVYVAPISKGLKDQSRSLSSFSLFPKSDGGEAWLLEELNGRLLLGHNKGLFQIQDQALLPLSNRTGTWNVLPLNSVYPVNQALVGTYQGLELLNYQNGIFQSGGQLRGFVDSYRFLELDEKKTIWASHPYRGIYRIRLAADRHAYDAVLLTKKNGLPSDYQNFVFKIKDQIVFATEKGLYTYDYTKNAFVKSADYKEFDGLTIRYLKEDKEGNIWYCTDKYVGVAQFDTKNKSYQLIKFPEIEGMNTSGFDHINTYDKNNIYIGAEKGIIHINYEKYIQEARKPLVLLSQVTAKSAQDSILFAGYFTKNATGTYEQLRADQLELASKFNSFQFAFSSPSFGIHEHMEFSYQLVGYDENWSTWENIAEKSYTNLPSGKYRFQVRVRNNLNQISETVSYDFTILPPWYLSIWAKLVYILLGALSIYLFFKVQKQVWKKQQLQYEKKMAQLRYIHQLEIEKSEKEIVKLNNEKLEQEVLVKTKELASASMQLLENSGTLVKVRDELAKIEGSEEEASELKRINNLLKDVEKNSANWDQFALHFDELNDGFLNKLKSNHEGLSRNDLKVCAYLKLNFTTKQIAQLQNITVRGVEIHRYRLRKKLPVGKDQSLSDFLNEI; this comes from the coding sequence ATGAAGTATCTCGCAGTCCTTTATTTTTTCGTTTTTTTTATAACACCCATTTCATTACGGGCACAAAATTTATTGGGATTACCGCTGGTCAATAACTATAATAAAACCGTGTATGGCGGAGGTAGCCGGACTTGGGATATTAAACAAGATAGCAGGGGCATCCTATATTTTGGAAACAGTGAAGGGCTGATTACTTTTGATGGCCGGTACTGGAAATCGTATGCATTGCCCAACCATACCATTATCCGTTCGTTATGGATTGATCAGCATGATCGGATCTATGTGGGCGGTCAGGGAGATTTCGGTTACTTCGAACCAGCCGAGCAGGGTGGTCTGAGGTATACATCACTGAAAGCCCTGATTCCGGAAGAATACCGCAATTTTGCTGACATCTGGAATACGCTGTCTTTTGGGCAGTCTGTTTTCTTTAGAGCGACGAATGTCATTTTTGAACTCAAAGGGCAAAAAATAGCGGTACATCCCGCCGCTGCGGAATGGTATTTTATGGGCAAGGTGGGTGAATCGCTCTTTGCGCAAGATAAAAAAAATGGCTTATTAGTCTACCGGAATAACCACTGGTCACCCGTGCTGGCAACGTTGCCTTACCGCGAAATGAAAATCGCATCAATGCTTCCGCTTGGTAAAGAGCGGATCGTGGTATCTACTTTAAATAACCAGAACTACTTATTGAAGGACAGGGTGTTATTACAGTTGAATAAGGAGCACTGGGATGATAGCTATACGCCATCTGCCGCACGTATCGATGACTCCACCTTCGTTGTCGGCAATGCAAAAGAGGGCTGTCATATCCGTGATCGCGATGGGAAAACGATTCAACGCATCGGTATTCGGGAAGGTTTGGTGAACAAGAATATTTCAGCGGTATTTGTGGACCAGCAAAAAAATATCTGGGTGGCCAGTGACAATGGGATTTCGGTGATTTCGTACGGATCTGCGGTACGGTATCTGCGTCCCAATCTTGAAAATGAGGTGACTGGGCTATCGTCGCTGATCTTTGATCATAAGCTTTATTTATCTTCATCCAACGGGGTATATGTGGCACCTATCAGCAAAGGGCTGAAAGATCAGAGCCGTTCGTTGAGTTCTTTTTCACTTTTTCCGAAAAGTGATGGTGGCGAGGCCTGGTTGCTCGAAGAACTGAACGGACGCTTATTACTGGGGCACAATAAAGGATTGTTTCAGATTCAGGATCAAGCTTTACTGCCGTTGTCCAATCGGACAGGTACCTGGAATGTACTGCCATTGAATTCCGTTTATCCGGTAAATCAGGCTCTGGTGGGTACTTATCAGGGTTTAGAGCTGTTAAATTATCAAAACGGTATTTTTCAGTCCGGCGGTCAGTTGCGCGGGTTTGTGGATTCATATCGCTTTTTAGAATTGGACGAGAAGAAAACGATTTGGGCCTCGCATCCTTATCGTGGCATTTACCGCATACGCTTGGCGGCAGACCGTCATGCATATGATGCTGTTCTATTAACGAAGAAGAATGGTTTACCGTCAGACTATCAGAATTTTGTGTTCAAGATTAAGGATCAGATCGTTTTTGCCACAGAAAAGGGGCTGTACACCTACGATTATACCAAAAATGCGTTTGTCAAGTCTGCTGATTATAAGGAATTTGATGGTCTGACGATCCGCTATCTAAAGGAGGATAAAGAGGGCAATATCTGGTACTGTACAGATAAATACGTCGGGGTCGCACAATTTGATACAAAAAATAAGAGCTATCAGCTTATCAAATTTCCAGAAATTGAAGGCATGAATACTTCGGGATTTGATCATATCAATACCTATGATAAAAACAACATCTATATCGGTGCTGAAAAAGGGATCATCCATATCAACTATGAAAAATATATTCAGGAAGCGCGGAAACCACTTGTGCTATTGTCGCAGGTAACGGCAAAATCAGCGCAGGACAGTATTCTATTTGCCGGGTATTTCACCAAAAATGCAACCGGAACTTACGAGCAGCTCCGTGCGGACCAGTTGGAGCTGGCCTCCAAATTCAATTCTTTTCAGTTTGCTTTCTCTTCGCCAAGTTTTGGTATCCATGAACATATGGAGTTCAGCTATCAACTGGTCGGTTATGATGAGAACTGGTCCACATGGGAGAATATTGCTGAAAAATCATATACCAACCTGCCAAGTGGAAAGTATCGTTTTCAGGTTCGGGTTCGAAACAATTTAAATCAGATCTCCGAGACCGTTAGCTATGATTTTACGATTCTACCACCCTGGTATCTGAGTATCTGGGCAAAGCTGGTCTATATTCTATTGGGAGCATTGAGCATCTATCTCTTTTTTAAGGTGCAAAAGCAGGTTTGGAAAAAGCAACAGCTTCAATATGAGAAGAAAATGGCACAGCTCCGCTACATCCATCAGCTGGAAATCGAAAAGAGCGAAAAGGAAATTGTAAAGCTCAATAATGAAAAGCTGGAACAGGAAGTCCTGGTGAAAACGAAAGAGCTGGCCAGTGCGAGTATGCAGCTTTTGGAAAATTCGGGAACGCTTGTTAAAGTCCGTGATGAACTGGCAAAAATAGAAGGGAGTGAGGAAGAGGCTTCGGAATTAAAACGGATCAACAATTTACTGAAAGATGTGGAGAAAAATAGTGCCAACTGGGATCAGTTTGCGCTGCATTTTGATGAACTGAATGATGGCTTTTTGAATAAGCTGAAATCCAATCACGAGGGGTTATCACGGAATGATCTTAAAGTCTGTGCTTATCTGAAATTGAATTTCACCACCAAGCAGATCGCGCAGTTGCAGAATATTACGGTCAGAGGAGTTGAAATACACCGGTACCGTTTACGTAAAAAACTACCAGTAGGAAAAGATCAGTCTTTAAGTGATTTTTTGAATGAAATCTAG